ACCGAGCCAGTATCCTAACTCCTTTGAGAAGTTACACTCAAAACCACTTCAAATACTCACAGGATTTTGCCAACAAGGTGAGAGAGATAACACTGGACTCAGACCAAACAATGGTTTCTTATGATGTCACATTACTTTTCACATGCATTCCCACTCAAAAAGATGGTGAAGAAAACGCCTGCTACTGGACAGCTCTTCGTCCAGCAGAACCATCTTCACCCCAGACTGTATATGTTCTTATTGACCCCTGTCTGACAACCACCTACTTCCAGTACAGTGATGGTTTCTACAGACAGAAGCACAGCTGTGTCCCCAGTAGTGGCCAACCCTCTACATGGAACAAGTGGAGAGCAGAGCCTCGATTAGCTTCACAGGAGCTGCTCCTAGCCACTGGTTCAGGTATGTGGACCTAGCAACACACTGGGGCTGAAACTTATCCATCCTAAGGACAAACACCCAGGtataaacagagtaatgtagtGTATGCTGTTCAgtgcagccaggactgcacagatcTGTACATGGtacaacctctccataaacggatggcacaacacaggaggaccTACTCCACAGGTCACTcacagactctgctgtccacttacatctgaaggagaaaaatcatcaCTTTGAGGACAACAGTGTGAACATCTTTActggagaaaataaaagaaaagtaaaggaaTCCCCTAATTCAAACTGCGATGACCATCTTTGAAGGACACACCTAGTAAgtgtactgagttctctcccagacagcttaacaacctttcacacctgggctcatcCAGCCCTGGCAGCCCATatgaaggccggttgggtcaacgacccacaagtggtcctaacgactctgaaactcagagctcactcGTGTCCtcaacactcccacacagatAGACACACCATACAGCACAGAATGAACTGGATGagtgagaaccttcatcaataTCATATTCTACAGGTCTGAGTGTCTGAGATGGAAAGTATAGTGATTTGAATGTATAACCAGTGCTGTTACTATTCTAATGTAATCAGACTTGTTATCAAAACCAAGTCTTTATTCATGTATGGTCTACTCTGCTAAAAGCCTCGTACCCAACAGCTCTATGAATGCTCCTGCCCCTCTTCACCTCCCAGTTGCAATTTCCAGTCAGAccctctctactcaggacctgccACCATGCAAGAAATCTTGCTGTATGACACAAATGATATACTGCCATTTATGTTGCTGTGCTGTTTCTGCCATTCAGTGACAAGAATATGTAAGAAATTCAGCTCTGGTTCCGGGTTCTGTTTGAGGTGGTGAAACCTTTACTTAAGTCACTGCCAATGAGCTCTCCACTCCTCACAGCCTGAACAGAgcaggctgcagtttgtctctgacctctgacacagcagCCGTCACAGCCTCAGATGAGCAAAGATGATGGGTATCAATGCTAGGTTTGTGTTCAGATTCACTCCGATGTGACAGTGATGTGTAGTTGTTAgtaatctgctgctgctgctgcttctcaggctctttccctcgactcacttcagttttcTGCTGCGATCCGATATTCTGATTCACTTCTTTTCTCAATGAGACAGATCAATTCATTGAAAGTCTCCTCACTGCACTGTACCTCATATAGTGTCCACCCTGGACACAGTGACCTCTGGAGGCCTAACAAAAGAGAGGCTTGCCCACAAAACCAAAGCCTAACATGCAGCATGCAACAGTGTCAGGATTGTCTTGAACAACGTCTTGATTTAAACTTTGGTGTGATTTACCACACCAGGGCCCAGATGTATTCAACTCTGTGTATATTCAGGTGTAGAAATCTGTGTACACACAATACGGGAAATATGCATTCACAGTCTTTTGTCAGATGTATCAAATTCCACGTGTGTCTGTTCCCACATGCCCTTTCCTCATGCATATCAATCATCCTGGATTTGTGTGCACAAGCTGTCTGACCATCCTAGCTATAAATAAATGGCTCCAAATGACCTGGTTTGCATATAAAGGGACAGAAGTGCCGGTTACACTTGAAGGATTTTTACCCCCTGTAGCGCCATATTATGTAGTAATAACGCCCCATTAAGTAATATTGtgatacattttcaattcattatgtaataacgccacattttgtaataagaTTCTTGAACGCAATCTGTAATAAACTTTGCAGCAACGGACACTCTGGAGTGATGtcgctggcctgggaacgccttggaatcctcccggaagagctggaggaagtgtccggggagagggaagtctgggtgtccctgctcaggcagctgcccccgccacccggccccggataatgaaataaatatctgtCCAACAGTACCACTCTCAGTTTCTTCTTGCTGACAAAACCACCATTAATGCGTTACTGTTATGCTTTGCTGTCAAAAATATAATGCTGACAGAAGACTCTGTTATGCTTTGCTGTCAAAAATATAATGCTGACAGAAGGGAACTGATATTGAATCTCAAAGAAGTTTAAGTTGAATTCTGATTTACGGGATCTTTTACAGAGAAGTTCTGGGGAAAAGTGTTAtcccttttttgtttcagtttctatGGAGAACAAAAGGGATAGAGAGAATAtaattttgtttattattatttatttatattttggtctctttgtttattattatttattttcatatagTAATAGAATGTATAAAGGCCCGATCCACTCTCCATACCAGTAGGTGGCGGTAATGCACCAAAAAGTTGTTTGTCAACCGCCATTAGacaccaagaagaagaagaaccaggCTTGCATGAACGTAGCTTGGACGTATGGAGAACTTTTAGCGTCGCTAAATCAGGCTTTTTGCGCCCCACATCAACACCAGCGAACCCCTCTCAAGTTTAATCTCTGTTCCAGACGTAAAGATGTTTAACAGACAGACGAGCCTGTGGATGGGTGATGTAAGTTTGAAGCGTCTTTCTTTCAGTATGGGAaccttagcttagcttagcttagcttagctcagcTACGCACGCTGGTTGCTAGCTCGGTTACATAAAGTTAGCCCGGATAAGTGACCCCTATCATAAAAGGTTAGGTTGAACTCTGTTGTAAGGTTCGTCGCTGGTACAACTTGGCTTAACGCCTTTCATTAACACCAATACTATCCAAACCAGTCACTAGTCCTGCTGGAAACGGAACCAACATCTCCCGACAGTGCGGAGATGTTGAGTTCATATCCGGGCAGGACTTTGCACCTGCCCACAGTGCCAGAACTGCTAGTGACTGGTTTACTGACCTAGgttgacctgaaccccatagagaaTATATGGGCTTTatcaagaggaagatgagagacaGTTGGCCCAACAATACAGAAGAGCTGAAGGCCGCTATCAAAGCAACCTGGGCTTCAGTAACACCTCAGTAGTGGCTGCCAGCTCCGCGCCACAGCGCACTGATTCTACCAAAGGAGCCGAGACGAAGTGCACAAATGAACATCCTTTTCAGAAGATCgacatttctgttttaaaaaataaatctaattGGTCTCAGTTGATATTctaatattttgagatactgGATTTTAGACTTTTTATGAGCTGTAATCTGTTaacatcaaaatgaaaacaaaaaaaaaagacttgaaatatttcacttttaactGTAATGAATATAGTTTATATGAAAATCGGACTGTTTGAATTAAATTCTGGAAAGAAAATGattaataaaagtaaaaacactGGAGCTTCTGGTGTATGAATCCACCAGTGTTGGAAAGGAACCTTAACCACGCTTGTTTTTGCCTCATTTATACAGATTCAATAGTTTTAAGTTCATAAAGTTGCACACAATCTTCTGTGCTATCatgaagttttgtttttgactcAAAGTGAATCtaatacatttaaacattgttttcaCGTGTGTCTAGTTGGACCCATACATGGATGAGAACTTCATCAAGCAGGCCTTTAGTGCTATGGGAGAATCACCGTTTGGAGTCAAGATCATCACTCACAGAATAACAGGGTGGGTACAGAGCACCTCATGCCATACATCAGTCTTTGTGTTGTAGCCTTGAAGACAGCTGATACAGTAGACGTGCTTGTAGGTTTTCCCACATAACATACAAATGTGTAGTAGAGGTGGACCGCTTTGACAAGTTTTGACTCACCTCTACCATAAACTGCTACAGGAAAACCAGGAAAGTGGTTACACTAAGTGTTGCTTGAGGACTAGGCTACTGCTTACCTTTGACCAAAATGTGACAGCAGGTTTGCTGGCTTTTATAATGTGAATGTAATTGCTGTTAGAAAGAGATTGTATTTTGGAAGAGCAATCTATGTGTCCTTAACATTTGTCTCCCCCTGTGCAGCGGCTCAGCAGGATACTGCTTTGTGGAGCTGGCAGATGAAGCAAGTGTTGACCGCTGTGTCCAAAGACTCAACGGGAAACTGGTTCCTGGATCAAACCCGGTCAGTTCTATGGAGAAATTGCAAAATACTTCCTCATATATATTTCATACAGTCCTTACTGCAATACATAACTATTGTTTCTccatgaatatatatatttatatttattattgacAATTTAATACTGCCTTTTTTactcctttttttcccagtaTATGAGTTATGCTGTGAAGCAGTTTTTAATTGTTGATTTCACTGTGGATAGTGGAGCTCAACTGGTCTTGGTCCACTTTGTAATCAAAAGTATTGAATGTTTATAAGTAAATATAATACAAGGTTATCCTTATGTGCCAAATCTGTTAGATTTACCATTTGTGTTACTCTGGCTGCCACTATACTGCCATATCAGTTTAACCAAGGCGATTACAAAGAAGCAAAAACGAATAGCAGTTACAGACACTGTTAAGGTACTctatacaattttttttttttattggctgtAGTAAAAAATCCAGCTAGCTTGAACACTTCCATAGTGTGTAAAGTTGTGAGCCCAAACTGCTTACTAATTAATTTGAAAGGCTGCTGGCTATGTGAGCTGGCCAAGCTGCTGGGCTCCCCTGTCCACCAGCCTGTACCTGCTGCTGAAGGCTGCTTGTACATGAGTGTACTTTGTTTGAAGCTGTTGAATAGAGTCTCTGGTAGGAACTAACTGAGGAATGGGCTAAAGGCTGGTCTGGGTGGTGGAGGTATGTAAACCCAAATAACAACCATAATTAACTCCACTCTTTATTTCCAGCAATATCAGTGCTATACTACACGTCTTTGCTTTTTGATGttggctgagtgtgtgtgttttctctcccctGTGCAGCCCCGGAAATTTAAGCTAAACTATGCCACCTACGGCAAACGGCCAGAAGCAGGGTAAGCTATGATTCACATGTCCATTTTGCATGTTACGATTACTATTTTAAGTTGAGAACTACTGCACCCACTAATACAAGTCAGATTTTCTTGTAATTTGAAGTCAGAATAAACCATTTGTCTTGAACCAGCGGTggtattaaatgtatttaaattaacccttactcaagtacttttcCCCTGAAATATTGCTTCAAATCTTTTGATTATTGAAAATTTAAAGATCAGGTGggattattttacagtacagatGTAGTTTGTTTCTAacatcattttgactttttgtgtgtaaatgtttgaaTCAGCTCAGATGTGCTCTAATACGAGGCCAACACTTCACAATGTGGCTGAAAACATTACTTATAAGAACTTTTCTGATATCACAGCATGGTAAATGCaagacaaaaatacacacagtacatacataGCTATACCCAGGTGTGGGAGTACCAGGAGTAATATGTGAAATAGTTGTATAAAGTCTTTTGTTTCTCCAGGGGAGCTGTGTGAAATCTGCATAAATCTCAAGTGATGTAATTTGCTTACCACAGCTTATTTGACCAGATGTTTTACTTGTCATAGGCCAGAGTTCTCAGTGTTTGTGGGTGACTTGGCCTCTGAGGTGGACGACTTCCAACTGCACCAAGTTTTCAAGAAGTACCTCTCCTGCAAGGGAGCCAAAGTGGTCACTGACCAGTATGGATACTCCAGGTATGTCAGTTCTCAGAGGTGGACCGAACAGCCATTTGGATTCACAAATGTTAATCAGGAGATTTCTTGAACTACGTTTTAtgtgttaattttttttggTGTATAAATTTCTAGTTTGAATATTATTGTAAGAAATGTACAATAATATGAAAGTGAGCCCTTGTTTCTGTGGTGTAATGATTGTTTAGATAGCAGTACTGTGGATGTTGACCAGCAGTACAACTCGAAAAAAGGCTGAAGAAATGTTTGCTTAACGTCGTATGCTAAAACTATTGTTTTCCCCATATAGGCTAAGCAAGAGCAACTCACAATTCAAGTGATGCTACCTCatgttaaaagtaaaacaacaagTTTCAGTTCTACCATAATAATACCCATTATATTCTGTTTCTCATTATAAAATGGCTATTAATTACCAAGTATGGAGTGTTTAGTGATGTGGGGAGGACGTCTAACTGCTGGTTGACTTGCAGAGGTTACGGCTTCGTCAAGTTTGGGGAGGAGAGCGAGCAGAAGAAGGCGATTGAGGAGTGCCAGGGTACGATGCTGGGAGGGAAGCCGCTCAGGCTCAGTATTGCTGTGGCAAAAAGGTAAGATGCTGACAAGGAAACAATGGGAGAAAAGTATGAAATACTAAGCGAAAAGTACCTCAGATTGTACTTGAAAATAGTGTATGTGGTCATTGAAGTCTCAGATACTGTAATACTGTACGTTGGAGAGAGGGCCCTATCTTCAGTCAGACTTGGAAAACCAAATGTCAttgcttttgttttatgttcttAGCCATCTTGCACATTTTAAATctatttacattacattttggaacacaatttaaaactttgaaagtttaaaaatgatttGCATATTTCGATGACATGagatttatatatttctgtACCACCTCCATTATCTTCTAATTTGATAGATCTTGAATCAACACATTTGCTAGATTATATTCAAACATTGTTGGCTTACTTGCTTTGCAGCCAGAAGATGAGCAACTACCATGGCAGCCAGGGCCAGAATTACAGCAGCTACAACCAGTCCCAGTCCAGTTACTACGGCAGCAATAGCAGTGGGGGTCAGGGGGGTTACTACTCTCAGTGGGGCGGCTATGACCAGTACAGCGGCTACAACAGCGGCTACAACAGCGGCTATAACAGTGGCTACAACAGTGGTTATAACTATAACTATGGGCCCTATGGATACCCCCCACCAGGCCATGTGATGCCACCTCCTCCCATGGGGATGCCACCCATGACTACAGACGTATCAGGAGCTGTAGAGGTAAGAGTTTTTCATACAAGAGAAACAagtatatttttcatttaagaaATGATTCACATTGTTTAATGTCTCTCCCCAGCAGAGCCACGAGGAGTCTGTGGGTTTGGAGGAGGACAATGTAGAAGGTAAGATCCCCCACCCCCCACTGCAtccatatatattttttatttttattatattgaaAATATTCTTTTGTGTTCCATTATTATCAGGTTGTCAGGATATGCTGTTAGCCCATCATGGCACAACATGCATTACCAGTTTGGATCTTTTAAACCACATTTTTCACCTGTAAGGCGATACATTTACCGGTCGTTCATAAGGGAGTGGTAGGAGTAAATACCTCATGGCTGTGAACAATTTAGGGCTTTTTCATTGCCAGGTCTGGCCACACCCAGTCAAACCATGCCGCACTGAACTGTACTTCCATTACGCCGAGTCTCACCCATCACGCTGCCTGTGATTTTGGTCCAGGAGCATCTAACTACCTCCAATAGTGTTGCAGTGATGTCAGATGGGCTTTGTCATCATTCAGAGACGAATagtggtgttttctttttattctcaaTCTATTTATCCTTTTTGAAGCACTAATTAGTAGATGTTTAAAATTGGCACCAGCCAAATGCTGTTAAATATGTTGCTGTAGATTGGCTTCACTTGGCAGCCAAAATAACAATGGTAATCAATTCAGTTGCAGgtaaaatgttaacattaaCTGGCCATTCTGCAGGTGGACAGTGGAAGTTAATATTGCATCCCAGATGCCAATCAAGTTTGTAACAGCTGGAAAATCTAAAATGACAAATAGCCAGCTACATAGCACTGTTGTACAGTGCCAGAGTAGGCAGTGCCAAAAAGgactttttaaacatcattgaCTCAAGACGAGAACCATCAGTTAAAGGGTAACCCCCATCAGTTGTAtactttaaagtgtgtttacaggtgttggagagtactactgcatgtgtAAGGAAAGTagtataaaacattttgtcgcttcagaggaagctgcatgtaatctgatgaattgcctccagtgatgtcactcagtggcttaaTTGCGTAGCGGGAAATGTAGGGACCATGTTTTGGAAAGGAAGAATAATGTGTGGAGAAAAAGATGTTCTCTGGTTCTACAGTATcacttttgttcatttgtttttaaactgtccataatgagacATTGTTATAGGAGTACCATGCtgtagaccagtggactgctttagGGCTACTTGAGATTTGTCTGGTGCCACAAAAGGTTTGTGGCCATTACTTTTCTGTGTAGCAAAACAGTGTCCAGTCTTGTCCAGCAATTTTGATGTAAGTTGCTACAGCCCATGGCCTTTGTTGAATTCACAGATAAATATCACATTGTGAATGTGTACAAATAATTGcttggtgtttttctttttttacagaagCCATCCCTGAATGTGACGTGGAACAGTGGAACAAAGATTTTATGCAGCGCAGCGAGGAGCTCTATGATGCCATGATGAACTGTAGCTGGGAACCCCTGAACTCTGTTAACTCACCCATCCCCTTCTTCCCTTGATAATTCTTGCATTTTCTGTTCCCTCTCCAAAACCTTCAATATTTCATTGTGTATGATTTTGTGCCCCCCACAAATCTGCCATGATCTAACACCACATTGACACCTTCAAAGCGCTAGCTTTAGTTCACTGTCTCACTGCTTATGCAACTGAAGGCCAAGAGTACATATGATGTGTCCCAAATCAACAcaaatattaatttaattttaatgtttaccatg
The sequence above is drawn from the Sparus aurata chromosome 21, fSpaAur1.1, whole genome shotgun sequence genome and encodes:
- the trnau1apb gene encoding tRNA selenocysteine 1-associated protein 1-like isoform X1, with product MFNRQTSLWMGDLDPYMDENFIKQAFSAMGESPFGVKIITHRITGGSAGYCFVELADEASVDRCVQRLNGKLVPGSNPPRKFKLNYATYGKRPEAGPEFSVFVGDLASEVDDFQLHQVFKKYLSCKGAKVVTDQYGYSRGYGFVKFGEESEQKKAIEECQGTMLGGKPLRLSIAVAKSQKMSNYHGSQGQNYSSYNQSQSSYYGSNSSGGQGGYYSQWGGYDQYSGYNSGYNSGYNSGYNSGYNYNYGPYGYPPPGHVMPPPPMGMPPMTTDVSGAVEQSHEESVGLEEDNVEEAIPECDVEQWNKDFMQRSEELYDAMMNCSWEPLNSVNSPIPFFP
- the trnau1apb gene encoding tRNA selenocysteine 1-associated protein 1-like isoform X2, whose amino-acid sequence is MFNRQTSLWMGDLDPYMDENFIKQAFSAMGESPFGVKIITHRITGGSAGYCFVELADEASVDRCVQRLNGKLVPGSNPPRKFKLNYATYGKRPEAGPEFSVFVGDLASEVDDFQLHQVFKKYLSCKGAKVVTDQYGYSRGYGFVKFGEESEQKKAIEECQGTMLGGKPLRLSIAVAKSQKMSNYHGSQGQNYSSYNQSQSSYYGSNSSGGQGGYYSQWGGYDQYSGYNSGYNSGYNSGYNSGYNYNYGPYGYPPPGHVMPPPPMGMPPMTTDVSGAVESHEESVGLEEDNVEEAIPECDVEQWNKDFMQRSEELYDAMMNCSWEPLNSVNSPIPFFP
- the trnau1apb gene encoding tRNA selenocysteine 1-associated protein 1-like isoform X3, whose protein sequence is MLAECVCFLSPVQPRKFKLNYATYGKRPEAGPEFSVFVGDLASEVDDFQLHQVFKKYLSCKGAKVVTDQYGYSRGYGFVKFGEESEQKKAIEECQGTMLGGKPLRLSIAVAKSQKMSNYHGSQGQNYSSYNQSQSSYYGSNSSGGQGGYYSQWGGYDQYSGYNSGYNSGYNSGYNSGYNYNYGPYGYPPPGHVMPPPPMGMPPMTTDVSGAVEQSHEESVGLEEDNVEEAIPECDVEQWNKDFMQRSEELYDAMMNCSWEPLNSVNSPIPFFP